The following proteins are co-located in the Frigidibacter mobilis genome:
- a CDS encoding phage portal protein codes for MGIFDRFRRRSTGGPAAVRARLEGAMAKRRLRGWNPPLENINALVASGGPRLLARSRELVVTNGYAANACEAFAANLVGDGIKPSSLIGDGDLRDRVQRLWLAWTDEADADALTDFYGLQAMVAREMFVAGECFVRLRPRRAEDGLLVPLQLQLLQSEMLPFEKTETAANGNRIRCGIEFDAIGRRVAYHFRRRHPGDGTDQGAVIPETVRVPAADVLHIYRPIDAGQIRGLPHIAPAMVRLFLLDQYDDAELDRKKTAAMFAGFITKTAPEEPMMGEAEADLDGAAIASLEPGTMQVLLPGEDVKFSSPADVGGGYEAFQYRTLLAVSASLGLPYHLVTGDVRQANYSSLRAELVEFRRRIGQLQHGVIVHQLCRAVWQRWLETAVLVGALDADPATVRPVQWIPPRWDWVDPLKDIQAQVLAMEAGITSRRKVVEATGYDIEEIDRENAADAARATGLGLRYRTSPERRRALARRPRRGRTRALAQATTRTTAPTRPIRPPNRSDDMASWYAIRARGTGAEVAIYDEIGACGVSAKGFLAELGALPEGTPVDLRLNSPGGSVFDAVAIHNALKRHEGPVTVWIDGIAASAASYIAMAGDEIVMPENAFLMIHDPAGLVMGTAEDMRSMADALDKVKGSLVAGYAAKSGRTPEEVSALMAAETWFDASDAVAQGFADRLIEPVRIAARFDIGRFRNAPPVLIDAIETEPEHDDDTDGASTEAIDETDQVADTEDDQAAASDASEPPAETPPPSGAPPDPAAIRAEAIGHARAVVDLCRLAGQPQMAGPFLEQDASLDEVRAALLAAKAGAEPEIAPHHPQPGRSSAARPWGEIVARTFKVKG; via the coding sequence ATGGGCATCTTCGACCGTTTCCGCCGCCGGTCCACCGGCGGCCCCGCTGCCGTGCGCGCCCGCCTCGAAGGTGCGATGGCGAAGCGCCGGCTGCGCGGCTGGAACCCGCCGCTCGAGAACATCAACGCGCTGGTCGCCTCGGGCGGCCCGCGGCTCCTGGCACGGTCCCGCGAACTGGTCGTGACCAACGGCTATGCCGCCAATGCTTGCGAGGCCTTCGCCGCGAACCTCGTCGGCGACGGGATCAAGCCGTCCTCGTTGATCGGGGACGGGGATCTCCGCGACCGGGTCCAGCGGCTCTGGCTCGCCTGGACCGACGAGGCCGATGCGGACGCACTGACCGACTTCTACGGCCTGCAGGCCATGGTCGCGCGCGAGATGTTCGTGGCGGGCGAGTGCTTCGTCCGGCTGCGCCCGCGCCGGGCCGAGGACGGGCTGCTGGTGCCGCTGCAGCTGCAGCTTCTCCAGTCGGAAATGCTGCCATTCGAGAAGACCGAGACTGCGGCCAACGGCAACCGCATCCGCTGCGGGATCGAGTTCGATGCGATCGGGCGACGCGTGGCCTACCACTTCCGCCGCCGGCATCCGGGTGACGGCACCGACCAGGGAGCTGTCATCCCGGAGACGGTGCGCGTGCCGGCGGCGGACGTGCTGCACATCTATCGCCCCATCGACGCGGGCCAGATCCGGGGGCTGCCGCATATCGCGCCGGCGATGGTGCGGCTGTTCCTGCTCGACCAGTACGACGACGCAGAGCTCGACCGGAAGAAGACCGCGGCGATGTTCGCGGGCTTCATCACCAAGACCGCGCCCGAAGAGCCCATGATGGGAGAGGCCGAGGCGGATCTCGACGGCGCGGCCATCGCGAGCCTCGAGCCCGGCACGATGCAGGTGCTGCTGCCGGGCGAGGACGTGAAGTTCTCGTCCCCGGCGGATGTCGGCGGCGGCTACGAGGCGTTCCAGTACCGCACGCTGCTGGCGGTCTCGGCCTCGCTTGGGCTGCCCTATCATCTCGTCACCGGCGATGTCCGGCAGGCGAATTACTCGTCCCTGCGCGCCGAACTCGTGGAGTTCCGCCGCCGCATCGGCCAGCTGCAGCACGGCGTGATCGTGCACCAGCTCTGCCGCGCGGTGTGGCAGCGCTGGCTGGAGACGGCGGTGCTCGTTGGCGCGCTCGATGCCGATCCCGCGACGGTGCGACCGGTGCAATGGATCCCGCCGCGCTGGGACTGGGTCGATCCGCTGAAGGACATCCAGGCGCAGGTCCTGGCGATGGAGGCCGGCATCACCTCGCGACGCAAGGTGGTCGAGGCGACCGGCTACGACATCGAGGAAATCGATCGCGAGAACGCGGCCGACGCCGCGCGCGCGACAGGTCTCGGCCTGCGCTACCGCACGAGCCCGGAGAGACGCAGGGCGCTCGCGCGACGCCCGCGACGCGGCCGGACCCGGGCGCTGGCGCAGGCAACGACAAGGACGACGGCGCCGACGCGACCGATCCGGCCACCGAACAGGAGTGACGACATGGCAAGCTGGTATGCGATCCGCGCCCGGGGGACCGGTGCGGAAGTGGCGATCTATGACGAGATCGGCGCCTGCGGGGTCTCGGCGAAGGGTTTTCTCGCCGAACTGGGCGCGCTGCCCGAGGGCACGCCCGTCGATCTGCGGCTGAACAGCCCCGGCGGATCGGTCTTCGATGCGGTGGCGATCCACAACGCGCTGAAGCGCCATGAGGGCCCGGTCACGGTCTGGATCGACGGCATCGCCGCCTCCGCCGCCTCCTACATCGCGATGGCGGGCGACGAGATCGTCATGCCCGAGAACGCCTTCCTGATGATCCACGACCCCGCCGGCCTCGTGATGGGCACGGCCGAGGACATGCGGTCCATGGCGGACGCCCTCGACAAGGTGAAGGGCAGCCTCGTCGCCGGCTACGCCGCGAAATCCGGCCGGACGCCGGAGGAGGTCTCCGCGCTGATGGCCGCCGAGACCTGGTTCGACGCGTCGGACGCCGTCGCGCAGGGCTTCGCCGACCGACTGATCGAGCCTGTCCGCATCGCCGCACGCTTCGACATCGGCCGCTTCCGCAATGCGCCGCCGGTGCTGATCGACGCCATCGAAACGGAGCCGGAGCACGACGACGACACCGACGGTGCCAGCACCGAGGCCATCGACGAAACGGATCAGGTAGCGGACACCGAAGACGATCAGGCCGCCGCCTCCGACGCCTCGGAGCCGCCCGCCGAAACCCCACCACCGAGCGGTGCGCCGCCCGATCCCGCTGCGATCCGGGCCGAGGCTATCGGGCATGCCCGGGCCGTGGTCGATCTCTG
- a CDS encoding phage head-tail joining protein has protein sequence MPTIADLIDRREALSSQRASGVARVSYDGKSVDYRSVAEIDRAIEALDREIAAAEGRRIVRQLRVTTAKGL, from the coding sequence ATGCCCACAATTGCAGACCTTATTGATCGCCGCGAGGCTCTTTCGTCTCAGCGCGCCTCCGGCGTCGCTCGGGTCAGCTATGACGGCAAGAGCGTGGATTACCGCAGCGTGGCCGAGATCGACCGGGCCATCGAGGCGCTGGACCGCGAGATCGCCGCAGCCGAGGGACGGCGGATCGTCCGGCAGCTGCGCGTGACGACGGCGAAGGGGCTCTGA
- a CDS encoding PD-(D/E)XK nuclease family protein has product MMSAPSEIQALRDRSSVGWLRERDIDLLLCAELHAAGPLRDRFASLWPNDQVQFVGAWVSHTEINGETDLVVEFQSSVSHHVVFVENKIAANFQPNQATRYAERAARWRRNANVKVRTVLICPREYLLRPTSEEFDATITYEDLIEALRSSRDERSIFLARALADGIDSYRRGYVAIPDQAVTSVWETIWRTALSDHPSLNMEKPAEKPGNSGWVYFRRPSGFMEADTKRCVIVYKASRGQVDLQFKSMTASQLEGLVGALIEPDMSVVKASKSASVRVLVPDIDFSSAAEPQIESICIGLHQAERLRRFFLDKGVSDRLRSSHPM; this is encoded by the coding sequence ATGATGAGCGCTCCATCGGAAATCCAAGCCCTTCGCGACCGTTCGTCGGTTGGATGGCTTCGCGAAAGAGATATCGATCTCCTTCTATGCGCCGAACTACATGCTGCAGGACCTTTGAGGGATCGTTTCGCAAGTCTCTGGCCGAATGACCAAGTGCAATTCGTTGGTGCGTGGGTTTCTCACACTGAGATCAACGGTGAGACTGACCTTGTGGTCGAGTTTCAAAGCAGTGTCTCCCATCACGTCGTGTTTGTTGAGAACAAGATCGCTGCGAATTTCCAGCCGAACCAAGCCACGCGATATGCCGAACGAGCAGCCCGTTGGCGCCGGAACGCAAATGTCAAAGTCAGGACCGTCTTGATATGCCCACGCGAGTACCTTTTGCGACCCACGAGTGAGGAATTCGATGCGACGATTACCTACGAAGACTTGATTGAAGCGCTTCGCAGCTCGCGCGACGAACGCTCAATTTTTCTTGCGCGGGCATTGGCGGACGGTATTGACTCTTACCGTCGAGGCTATGTGGCTATTCCCGATCAGGCAGTGACCAGCGTTTGGGAGACCATTTGGCGCACTGCGTTAAGTGATCATCCGTCCCTCAACATGGAAAAACCCGCCGAAAAACCCGGAAACTCCGGATGGGTCTACTTCCGTCGACCGAGTGGTTTCATGGAAGCCGACACGAAACGTTGCGTGATTGTCTACAAGGCGAGTCGCGGTCAAGTGGATCTCCAGTTCAAATCGATGACCGCTTCACAGCTTGAAGGCCTAGTCGGCGCCTTGATCGAACCTGATATGTCTGTCGTCAAAGCGAGCAAGTCAGCGAGCGTTCGGGTTCTTGTTCCAGACATCGATTTTTCTTCAGCTGCAGAGCCCCAAATCGAATCCATCTGCATCGGTCTTCATCAAGCCGAAAGGTTGCGACGGTTCTTTCTAGATAAAGGCGTCAGCGATCGGCTCCGATCATCTCATCCCATGTAG
- a CDS encoding phage terminase large subunit family protein, whose protein sequence is MSAPSSTASRRSDPGLDNDVIGFDGAAALIRAWSRGLRPDPDLTVSSWADLHRKLASRASAEPGQYRTARTPYMREIMDRLSPGDPTQRIVFMKAAQVGATEAGNNWIGFVIHQAPGPMLAVQPTVELAKRNSRQRIDPLIDESPDLRERVKPARSRDAGNTMLSKEFAGGILIMTGANSAVGLRSTPARYIFLDEVDAYPASADEEGDPVTLAEARSLTFAHRRKVFLVSTPTIRGLSRIEREFEASDQRRFFVPCPHCAAMQWLRFERLRWEKGRPETAEYHCEGCETPIAEHHKTAMLEDGEWRATATATDPTTVGYHLSALYSPVGWLSWQRIARAHEAARGSDEAMRAFRNTILGETWMETGEAPDWQRLADRRETWAPGTVPERGLFLTAGADVQKDRIEVDVWAWGRGLESWLVDHLVLEGGPGDQACWQQLTDLLGRTWTHASGQQMMLARLALDTGYETSAVYAWSRKVGFTQVAPVKGVEGFTRTSPVTGPTYVDATVAGKRLRRGARLWTVATSTFKAETYRFLRQDRPTREEQAVGALCPPGTIHLPGWADGEWLKQLTAEQLVTVKGKRGFTRLEWQKLRERNEALDTRVYARAAAWILGADRWPEARWADLEAQLGVAKSDLPEAGAATAPSVQTRPMPRRRTVRSNYMG, encoded by the coding sequence ATGTCCGCGCCCAGCTCGACAGCCTCGCGGAGATCCGACCCGGGCTTGGATAACGATGTCATCGGGTTCGACGGCGCCGCCGCGCTGATCCGCGCCTGGTCGCGGGGCCTGCGTCCCGACCCGGATCTGACCGTCTCCAGCTGGGCGGACCTTCACCGGAAACTCGCCTCGCGGGCTTCGGCCGAGCCGGGGCAGTACCGGACCGCGCGCACGCCCTACATGCGCGAGATCATGGACCGGCTCTCGCCCGGCGATCCGACCCAGCGCATCGTGTTCATGAAGGCCGCGCAGGTTGGCGCGACCGAGGCCGGCAACAACTGGATCGGCTTCGTGATCCACCAGGCGCCGGGGCCGATGCTCGCGGTCCAGCCGACCGTGGAACTGGCCAAGCGCAACTCGCGCCAGCGGATCGATCCGCTGATCGACGAGAGCCCGGACCTGCGGGAGCGGGTGAAGCCCGCCCGCTCGCGGGATGCGGGCAACACGATGCTGTCGAAGGAGTTTGCCGGCGGCATCCTGATCATGACGGGCGCGAACTCGGCGGTCGGACTGCGGTCCACTCCGGCGCGGTACATCTTCCTCGACGAGGTCGACGCCTATCCGGCCTCGGCCGACGAGGAAGGCGACCCGGTCACGCTGGCCGAGGCCCGGTCGTTGACCTTCGCCCATCGGCGCAAGGTCTTCCTGGTCTCGACGCCTACGATCCGGGGGCTCTCCCGGATCGAGCGGGAGTTCGAGGCATCCGACCAGCGCCGGTTCTTCGTGCCGTGCCCGCATTGCGCCGCGATGCAATGGCTGCGCTTCGAGCGGCTGCGCTGGGAGAAGGGGCGGCCGGAGACGGCGGAGTATCACTGCGAGGGCTGCGAGACGCCCATCGCGGAGCACCACAAGACGGCCATGCTGGAGGACGGCGAATGGCGCGCGACCGCCACCGCCACCGATCCGACCACGGTCGGCTACCACCTCTCGGCGCTCTATTCGCCGGTGGGCTGGCTCAGCTGGCAGCGGATCGCGCGAGCGCACGAGGCGGCACGGGGCAGCGACGAGGCGATGCGGGCGTTCCGGAACACCATCCTCGGCGAGACCTGGATGGAGACCGGTGAGGCGCCCGACTGGCAGCGGCTGGCGGACCGGCGCGAGACATGGGCGCCGGGCACGGTGCCTGAGCGCGGTCTGTTCCTGACGGCTGGAGCGGACGTGCAGAAGGACCGGATCGAGGTCGACGTCTGGGCCTGGGGCCGCGGGCTGGAAAGCTGGCTCGTCGATCACCTCGTGCTCGAGGGCGGCCCCGGTGATCAGGCCTGCTGGCAGCAGCTGACGGATCTGCTGGGACGGACTTGGACGCATGCGTCGGGTCAGCAGATGATGCTCGCCCGGCTCGCGCTCGACACTGGCTACGAGACGAGCGCGGTCTATGCCTGGTCGCGCAAGGTGGGGTTCACGCAGGTGGCGCCGGTGAAGGGAGTCGAAGGGTTCACCCGCACGAGCCCAGTGACTGGGCCGACCTATGTCGACGCCACCGTCGCCGGCAAGCGGCTCCGGCGCGGGGCCCGGCTCTGGACCGTGGCCACCTCGACCTTCAAGGCCGAGACCTATCGCTTCCTGCGGCAGGACCGGCCGACGAGGGAGGAACAGGCGGTGGGCGCTCTGTGCCCGCCCGGCACGATCCACCTGCCGGGCTGGGCGGATGGCGAATGGCTCAAGCAGCTGACCGCCGAGCAGCTGGTGACGGTGAAGGGCAAGCGTGGCTTCACGCGGCTCGAATGGCAGAAGCTCCGCGAGCGCAACGAGGCGCTGGATACCCGGGTCTATGCCCGCGCGGCCGCGTGGATCCTGGGGGCAGATCGCTGGCCCGAAGCACGCTGGGCCGATCTGGAAGCGCAGCTCGGGGTGGCGAAGTCGGACCTGCCCGAGGCCGGTGCGGCAACGGCGCCATCCGTCCAGACACGACCAATGCCGCGCCGGCGCACGGTGCGTTCGAACTACATGGGATGA
- a CDS encoding DUF3489 domain-containing protein, whose translation MTKLSDTQLVILSAAAQREDRIVLPLPGSLRGGAAAKVVGALLSRGLIAETTTDSQTKADAALNRIWRNDEDGRAILLHITDAGLGAIGVEPESGDTAPSDADAAPSAEAPQNAPAEADRAPKARTPRTGTKQAKLIEMLRADGGATIDEIVAETGWQPHTVRGAFAGALKKKLGLEVTSEKVEGRGRVYSLPSD comes from the coding sequence ATGACCAAGCTTTCCGATACCCAACTCGTGATCCTCAGCGCTGCCGCGCAGCGCGAGGACCGCATCGTCCTGCCGCTCCCCGGCTCGCTCCGCGGCGGCGCCGCGGCCAAGGTGGTCGGCGCGCTCCTCTCCCGCGGGCTGATCGCCGAGACCACGACCGACAGCCAGACCAAGGCGGACGCCGCGCTCAACCGCATCTGGCGCAACGACGAGGACGGCCGCGCTATCCTCCTGCACATCACGGACGCGGGCCTCGGCGCCATCGGCGTCGAGCCGGAGAGCGGCGACACTGCGCCCTCGGACGCCGACGCGGCGCCGAGCGCGGAAGCCCCGCAGAACGCCCCCGCCGAGGCAGACCGCGCACCCAAGGCGCGCACACCGCGCACGGGCACGAAGCAGGCGAAGCTGATCGAGATGCTCCGCGCCGATGGCGGCGCGACCATCGACGAGATCGTCGCCGAAACGGGCTGGCAGCCGCACACTGTCCGCGGGGCCTTCGCCGGCGCGCTCAAGAAGAAGCTCGGGCTCGAAGTGACCTCCGAGAAGGTCGAGGGCCGCGGGCGGGTCTACAGCCTGCCCAGCGACTGA
- a CDS encoding class I SAM-dependent methyltransferase: MSGGQELWNGVYGARSEDELTWFEATPALSLELVRARLHPGEPFIDIGAGASRLVDVLLEEGFGPLTVLDLSGAALAVSRQRLGARGDDVAWIKADITRWEPDRTYAVWHDRAVFHFLTAAEDRAGYARALSAALRPGGIAIIATFADDGPEKCSGLPVVRYAPEALAQELDRLLPGRFETLDARRHMHITPKGNRQSFQYSVLRKTDR, from the coding sequence ATGTCGGGCGGACAAGAGCTTTGGAACGGGGTCTATGGTGCGAGGTCGGAAGACGAACTGACCTGGTTCGAGGCCACGCCCGCTCTGTCGCTCGAACTTGTCCGTGCGCGTCTTCATCCGGGTGAGCCGTTCATCGACATCGGCGCCGGCGCATCGCGTCTCGTCGATGTCCTGCTCGAGGAGGGGTTTGGCCCTCTCACCGTGCTGGACCTGTCGGGCGCCGCATTGGCGGTCAGCAGGCAGCGTCTCGGCGCTCGGGGCGACGACGTTGCCTGGATCAAGGCGGACATCACGAGGTGGGAGCCGGACCGGACCTACGCCGTCTGGCACGACCGTGCGGTATTCCACTTTCTGACCGCGGCCGAGGACCGTGCCGGTTACGCCCGCGCGCTGTCGGCTGCCCTGCGCCCGGGTGGGATCGCGATCATCGCGACCTTCGCGGACGATGGACCGGAAAAATGCTCGGGCCTGCCCGTGGTGCGCTATGCGCCCGAGGCGCTGGCGCAGGAACTCGACAGGCTGCTGCCGGGCCGGTTCGAGACGCTGGACGCACGACGCCACATGCACATCACGCCGAAGGGCAATCGTCAGAGCTTCCAGTACAGCGTGTTGCGGAAAACGGATCGCTGA
- a CDS encoding DUF7220 family protein — translation MKQSRAMSLVEAIANVAVGYGVAVVTQILIFPVFGLHTTLAQNLKMGAVFTVVSIARSFALRRLFEAIRIRESKSLNDGMKVTPARPVKYTRFQRKEPSECRADKSFGTGSMVRGRKTN, via the coding sequence ATGAAGCAGAGCCGGGCCATGTCGCTGGTTGAGGCTATCGCAAACGTAGCGGTTGGCTACGGCGTCGCCGTCGTGACGCAGATCCTGATCTTCCCGGTCTTCGGGCTGCACACGACGCTCGCGCAGAACCTCAAGATGGGCGCGGTGTTCACGGTGGTGAGCATCGCGCGGTCCTTCGCGCTACGGCGGCTTTTCGAGGCGATCCGCATCCGTGAGTCCAAGTCGCTGAATGACGGAATGAAGGTGACTCCTGCTCGTCCGGTGAAATACACTCGCTTCCAGAGGAAGGAACCGAGCGAATGTCGGGCGGACAAGAGCTTTGGAACGGGGTCTATGGTGCGAGGTCGGAAGACGAACTGA
- a CDS encoding IS110 family transposase, whose amino-acid sequence MNKPSPAIITPAAIRTDLGAIFVSLELSRSRWVVTSLSPGGAEKMSKHSVPGGDLAGLMDRFRLLVAKAKARTGQDFPIVTIQEAGLDGFWIHRALVKEGIESHVVDPASIATSRRRRRAKTDRIDGEALVRALLAFKRGEPRVCAMVRAPSPAEEDARRIMRERKTLTGERVAHVNRIKGLLFAQGVSGYEPLRRDRRKRLEELRTGDGRELPRHLTAQILRELDRLELLLAQIKAVEAERDAELAQAREDALPASAARLLEIRGIGPEFATLIWSEGLYRHFDNRRQVAAYAGLAPTPWQSGAVDQEQGVSKAGNPRLRTTMIQLAWLWLQHQPSSALTQWFRDRVAHQGGRSRKPAIVALARKLLVALWKYVATGVVIEGAAMKPA is encoded by the coding sequence ATGAACAAGCCTTCCCCCGCGATCATCACGCCAGCCGCGATCCGCACCGATCTTGGCGCGATTTTTGTCTCGTTGGAACTCAGCCGATCACGTTGGGTCGTCACGTCGCTGTCGCCCGGCGGCGCCGAGAAGATGTCGAAGCACAGCGTGCCGGGCGGCGATCTTGCAGGTCTCATGGACCGTTTCCGGCTTCTCGTTGCGAAAGCGAAGGCGCGCACAGGACAGGATTTCCCGATCGTCACCATTCAGGAGGCGGGCCTCGACGGCTTCTGGATCCACCGCGCGCTGGTGAAGGAGGGCATCGAGAGCCATGTCGTCGATCCGGCCTCGATCGCGACCTCGCGCAGGCGGCGGCGCGCCAAGACCGACAGGATCGACGGCGAGGCGCTGGTGCGGGCGCTGTTGGCCTTCAAGCGAGGAGAGCCGCGGGTCTGTGCCATGGTCCGGGCCCCGTCGCCCGCAGAGGAGGACGCGCGCCGGATCATGCGCGAACGCAAGACCCTGACCGGCGAGCGAGTTGCGCATGTCAACCGCATCAAGGGGCTCCTGTTCGCGCAAGGCGTGAGCGGATACGAACCGCTGCGGCGCGATCGTCGCAAGCGGCTGGAAGAGCTGCGAACCGGGGACGGTCGGGAACTCCCGCGGCATCTGACGGCACAGATCCTGCGCGAACTCGATCGGCTGGAGCTGCTGCTGGCGCAGATAAAGGCGGTCGAGGCCGAGCGCGACGCCGAACTGGCGCAGGCCCGCGAGGACGCGCTGCCCGCCTCGGCCGCGCGGCTGCTGGAGATCAGGGGGATCGGCCCTGAATTCGCCACGCTCATTTGGTCGGAGGGGCTCTATCGTCACTTCGACAACCGACGGCAGGTCGCCGCCTATGCGGGCCTGGCGCCGACGCCGTGGCAGAGCGGCGCGGTCGACCAGGAACAAGGGGTGTCGAAAGCCGGCAATCCGCGGCTGCGCACCACGATGATCCAGCTGGCCTGGCTCTGGCTGCAGCACCAGCCGTCATCGGCGTTGACGCAGTGGTTCCGCGACAGGGTCGCGCATCAGGGTGGCCGCTCGCGCAAACCCGCCATCGTGGCGCTGGCGCGAAAGCTGCTGGTCGCACTCTGGAAATACGTCGCCACGGGTGTCGTGATCGAGGGCGCCGCGATGAAACCCGCCTGA
- a CDS encoding site-specific DNA-methyltransferase: protein MTLSFAPDAIETWPLSRLQPYAKNAKAHGADQVAKIAASMAEFGWTVPCLVAEDGELIAGHGRVLAATQLGLTEAPVIVLGHLTEAQRRAYRIADNKLTELGTWDEALLSAELNDLLAEDFDLSLVGFSDGELDRLLAYVAEDDGEEGGAGGSVPPVTIPEPPRNPASQTGDLWILGDHRLLCGDSTSAADVRRLMNGERAILFATDPPYLVDYDGSNHPTRNKDWSASYGTTWDDSSQGADLYDGFIAAAVAEAISEDAAWYCWHASRRQAMLEACWEKAGAFVHQQIIWVKDRGVLTRSHYLWKHEPCFMGWRRPNRPPKVAEETLPSTWALPSFAKDDRPDHPTPKPLDAFGIPMRQHVARGGLCYEPFSGSGSQIMAGEANGRRVFAMEISPAYVDVAVERWQAETGRGAILDGDGRTFAQVRTERLGDDADASADAPATDAEPARKRQTAA, encoded by the coding sequence ATGACGCTGAGCTTCGCCCCGGACGCGATCGAGACGTGGCCGCTGTCGCGCCTCCAGCCCTACGCGAAGAACGCGAAGGCGCATGGCGCGGACCAGGTCGCGAAGATCGCCGCCAGCATGGCCGAGTTCGGCTGGACCGTGCCGTGCCTCGTGGCGGAGGACGGCGAGCTCATCGCAGGCCATGGCCGCGTGCTGGCCGCGACGCAGCTGGGGCTGACCGAAGCGCCGGTGATCGTGCTCGGGCATCTGACCGAGGCGCAGCGCCGGGCTTACCGGATCGCGGACAACAAGCTGACGGAACTCGGGACCTGGGACGAGGCGCTGCTGTCGGCCGAACTGAACGACCTTCTGGCCGAGGATTTCGACCTGTCGCTGGTCGGCTTTTCCGACGGTGAGTTGGACAGGCTGCTGGCCTACGTCGCGGAAGACGACGGTGAAGAAGGTGGCGCCGGGGGCTCCGTGCCCCCGGTGACCATCCCCGAGCCGCCGCGCAATCCTGCCTCGCAGACCGGCGATCTGTGGATCCTCGGCGATCACCGTCTGCTTTGCGGTGACAGCACCAGCGCGGCCGATGTGCGCCGCCTGATGAATGGCGAACGGGCGATCCTGTTCGCCACCGACCCGCCGTATCTCGTCGATTATGATGGCTCGAACCATCCGACCCGCAACAAGGACTGGTCCGCGTCCTATGGCACCACGTGGGACGACTCCTCGCAGGGCGCGGACCTCTACGACGGGTTCATCGCGGCGGCCGTGGCCGAAGCGATCTCCGAGGATGCGGCCTGGTACTGCTGGCACGCCTCGCGCCGCCAGGCGATGCTGGAGGCTTGCTGGGAAAAGGCGGGCGCCTTCGTCCATCAACAGATCATCTGGGTGAAGGACCGCGGGGTTCTGACCCGCTCCCATTACCTCTGGAAACACGAGCCCTGCTTCATGGGCTGGCGCCGCCCCAACCGTCCGCCGAAGGTGGCCGAGGAAACGCTGCCATCGACATGGGCGCTGCCTAGCTTCGCCAAGGACGACCGGCCCGACCATCCGACGCCGAAACCGCTCGACGCCTTCGGCATCCCGATGCGCCAGCATGTGGCGCGGGGCGGCCTCTGCTATGAGCCGTTCTCCGGCTCCGGATCGCAGATCATGGCGGGCGAGGCCAACGGCCGCCGCGTCTTCGCAATGGAAATCAGCCCGGCCTATGTCGATGTCGCCGTGGAACGCTGGCAGGCCGAAACCGGCCGCGGCGCGATCCTCGATGGCGATGGTCGGACCTTCGCGCAGGTGAGGACCGAGCGGCTGGGCGACGACGCCGACGCCTCGGCCGATGCCCCAGCAACGGACGCCGAACCCGCGCGCAAGCGCCAGACCGCCGCGTGA
- a CDS encoding type II toxin-antitoxin system VapC family toxin has protein sequence MSFLIDTNIISEVRKGARCNPGVAKWWAEVAEGDLWLSTLILGEIRKGVELARRRDPDKASVLEAWLGEVVSGFGDRLLPVDAAVADEWGRMSAIRPVPVIDALLAATAKANGLTLVTRNAADVAGLGVEVLNPFAD, from the coding sequence TTGAGTTTCCTGATCGACACCAACATCATCTCCGAGGTCCGCAAGGGCGCACGCTGCAACCCCGGCGTCGCGAAGTGGTGGGCCGAGGTGGCGGAGGGCGACCTCTGGCTCAGCACGCTGATCCTCGGCGAGATCCGTAAGGGGGTTGAACTGGCGCGCCGCCGCGACCCGGACAAGGCATCGGTGCTGGAGGCGTGGCTGGGCGAGGTGGTCTCGGGCTTTGGTGATCGCCTGCTGCCGGTGGATGCGGCCGTTGCGGACGAATGGGGCCGGATGAGCGCCATCCGCCCTGTGCCGGTGATCGACGCGCTGCTGGCGGCGACCGCGAAAGCGAATGGTCTCACACTGGTGACACGGAACGCGGCGGATGTTGCAGGGCTCGGGGTCGAGGTGCTGAATCCGTTCGCAGATTGA
- a CDS encoding DUF6362 family protein — MGDWTPATVDARLESAADVFSMLPEVKPQGYFNAWPEYFHSFADKVGQQPQKRRPRPSPREITQAEETMLWLRWLDPDDARLLWLRANRTPWKPICWELGISRATANRRWQYGIAVIVWRLNGKRVPGKRSMAFVVATTAP; from the coding sequence ATGGGTGACTGGACGCCAGCGACGGTCGACGCGCGGCTCGAAAGCGCCGCAGACGTGTTCAGCATGCTGCCCGAGGTGAAGCCGCAGGGCTACTTCAATGCCTGGCCCGAATACTTCCACAGTTTCGCAGACAAGGTCGGCCAACAGCCTCAGAAGCGGCGGCCAAGGCCCAGCCCGCGCGAGATCACGCAAGCCGAGGAGACGATGCTTTGGCTACGCTGGCTGGATCCCGACGATGCCCGCCTCCTATGGCTGCGAGCCAACCGGACACCGTGGAAGCCGATCTGCTGGGAACTCGGCATCAGCCGCGCTACTGCCAACCGGCGTTGGCAGTATGGCATCGCGGTCATCGTCTGGCGGCTGAACGGAAAGCGGGTGCCCGGAAAGCGATCGATGGCGTTCGTGGTGGCCACGACTGCACCCTGA